A genome region from Methanobrevibacter sp. includes the following:
- a CDS encoding 4Fe-4S binding protein: protein MAEITINFNECDDCGDCTDVCPMEVLILEDGKLKINDPEECSYCETCADVCPNECITIK from the coding sequence ATGGCTGAAATTACAATAAACTTTAATGAATGTGACGATTGTGGAGACTGTACAGATGTGTGTCCGATGGAAGTTTTAATTCTTGAAGACGGAAAATTAAAAATCAATGATCCTGAGGAATGCAGCTACTGTGAAACCTGTGCGGATGTCTGTCCTAATGAATGCATTACAATAAAATAA
- a CDS encoding DNA-binding protein: MADNLKYVCKECGFNWITLNGEHEMCPKCHSKTIELMGEVKNLDIDSILNHNKRMGGCCGSARGRGPLTCGKPYPDHHDPNVPHDPEKCCGHKVC; this comes from the coding sequence ATGGCAGATAATTTAAAATATGTTTGCAAAGAATGTGGTTTCAACTGGATAACCTTAAATGGTGAACATGAAATGTGTCCAAAATGCCACAGCAAAACAATAGAACTCATGGGGGAAGTAAAGAATTTAGATATAGATTCAATATTAAATCACAATAAACGAATGGGCGGATGTTGTGGTTCTGCTCGTGGAAGGGGTCCGTTGACATGTGGAAAACCTTATCCTGACCATCATGACCCAAACGTTCCACATGATCCGGAAAAATGCTGCGGACATAAAGTATGTTAA